In Panthera tigris isolate Pti1 chromosome B1, P.tigris_Pti1_mat1.1, whole genome shotgun sequence, the sequence atttcttccaagAATGAAGCCATTTATCAGGAAGTACTTCTGGAGACCACAAAgtattttgtaatgaaaatacaaaattactCCTCTGAGGGGAATATTCTGTTACCTTATTCTTCTGCTTATAGATTTTTGCAGgaaatatataattcaaataaCCAAAAGATCAATAACCTGAAACTGAAGGTAGCCCAGCTTGAAGCAAAGTGTCAGGAACCATGCAAAGACACAGTACAAATATATGATACAACTGGGAAAGGTATGTGAAAGGTTTATATTGGGATTATTTTTATCACagcaaatacataaagcaagGAGAATGTATAGGAATGTATACTTTGGAAAGTGTTTAGAATAATTTGCAAAGTGTTTATAGGAATGAATAGGAATAACACGGAAAGTGTTTAGCCATTAAATCTAAGGTGTCCAATTGCTTAGACCTTTCTTGAGTAGTTGAAAAGAGTTTGAAAGGAATGATgatgagagaagaaaatgcttCTTGGGACATGAATCGTTTGCAGCATGTTAAAAGCTCACTATGAAGGCTGGAACAGTCTAACAGGGATTTCAAACCACAGTAAAACCTtcttctgctccttctcctccttcagacTGTCAAGACATTGCTAATAAGGGAGCCAAAGAGAGTGGGCTTTACTTTATCAAACCTCTGAAAGCTAAGCAGCAGTTCTTAGTCTACTGTGAAATTGATGGATCTGGAAATGGATGGACTGTGTTGCAGAAGGTATTTTTTCCCTCACCCTGTATATTTAATGAACACCCAGATAAACATCCTCCATATGCCAGAAACTTTTGCAAGCGTTTGCTGAACATTAACTCAATTAGTCCCCACAATttccctatgaggtaggtacaatCATTATCTCTATAGAGGAGGAAACTTAGGCacaagaggttaagtaacttgtccaaggtcacataataAGTAACACATAATGGGTCATATAATAAGTAaaagagtcagaatttgaacccaggcagtctggcttcagagtctgtgctttGACTCTACACTATGTTGGCACTGCTGTTATAGATTCACTATAGCATATAACCACTATCAGAATGACAAAGAACTAGAAGAGACCTCTTTCATGAGGCAGCACAAGATCTAAGGCTGCCCATCACAAAGAGAGAAAGTCTCCCAGAGGATACGGTTGGGTTATTCCAAGACAAGCCCATCTGGTATCTCTGGCACTCATTgcccattcttttactttttgcttATCTTTGATCACTGTTACAACTAATCTGCAGGGGGCGCTCAGAGTGAGTGATGGGAGCGCTCGTTGGTAGATACAGATTGAGCAATTGGCTTGACCTTTCTACCATCGGTATAAAAATCAGCAATATCAAGTTGGGGTTCTGAAGTCCTCTAGGTGCACCagacactctttttaaaaagtatttctcttAATCCTCTGGTGTAATCCTGCAGCAACCCTACAAAACAGGCATCATTATTCcaattttaccaatgaggaaactaaggcagctTGCCCAAGTTCACTTAGTAAATGGTGGAATCATACTGTCCATATTTTCAACAAgatatttatagcattttcttCGTGTGCACTGATAATCCACTCTCCCCTTTTGTCCATGCAATTGTGTAATTAGAGGCTTGATGGCAGTTTGGATTTCAAGAAAAATTGGATTCAATATAAAGAAGGATTTGGACATCTGTCTCCTACTGGAACCACAGAATTTTGGCTGGGAAATGAGAAGATTCATTTGATAAGCACCCAGTCTGCCATACCATATGCATTAAGAATACAGTTGGAGGACTGGAATGGCAGAACCAGGTACTGTTTAGAAAGGACTTCTATTTCTTGGTGTAGAGACTGTCTGGAATGTGCACTTGCCAACTATCAATAGTCCAACATCAAAGACAGCCTGACAAATGCAAAGAGCACATCCAACCATTTTCCTCAGAAGTCAGTTTCGTTCTTGGGCAGTTCAAAGACATAGGTCCTATCCAGGATGGGTAGTGTTTTGGTACAATCTACTTACCCTGGAACCATACagaataatagctaatatttgctGAGCATTTAATATGTACTAGACATCAAGtgtgaaattataatttaatctAGTCCAAATAACTATTTCATGAGGAAGGTACtattattaatctcattttacagattaactttcccaaggtcacattgcTGGCGTATGGTAAAGattggatttgaactcaggtagtTTGACTTTATAGCTTGTCCTCCTAATGACTATTTTGGTTGAAAACTGAATCCAGACTTTTCAAATTTCCTGGCAGTTCAACGACAATTCAGTCAAATCCATGAGCTACcttaaaattaaatcttctaGTTCCTTTGGTAACATAAAGTCCCCTCTATGCCCAGAGCTATCAGGGACCTTTGAGCATAGTATTCCTAgtcaaaattcacaaaaatatttcatatttttgttgcgtctacaaaataatgaaatatattgtctccaaacttgtatttttaattttttttcatcagaaactacCACAGTCAGCAGATCTTCTCTTAGGAGAACACCTCCCATTTCCCAAGCACTGGAGATTAGGAAAGAggctaaatattttctgaaattttctattCATGCACCAAGGCCCATTCTTTCCTGCAGTCCATAGAATTCTGGCCCTTATTTCAcaattccctccccccccaccccaccccagggaagATTCTGATCATACAGCTTATGTTTTGTGGGCCACACAGGGACCATTTCATTCATGTGATGCTCTAGGAAGCCCTCCTTCTTGCCACTACAACACTGCCTTGGGAAAGAAAAATCCCTTTAGGATCTCATCCTTCAGATGATATTAGTGACTAATAGAGGTGTAGTTCCTTCAAGATCattaaattggggcgcctgggtggcgcagtcggttaagcgtccgacttcagccaggtcacgatctcacggtccgtgagttcgagccccgcgtcaggctctgggctgatggctcggagcctggagcctgtttccgattctgtgtctccctctctctctgcccatccccgttcatgctctgtctctctctgtccccaaaaaaaaaaaaaaaaaaaaaaaaaaaaaaaaatcattaaattaatGATCACTCAGTGTCATTTGCTATGGTTTATAACTCCATGTGCAATGCTAAACACTTAGATAAAGGTGGAAAACATGAAATTAGATTCATCCAAACACCTGAGTTTGATATTAGGACTCTATAGGCAAAAAGCATTAAAATGGCTGATGTTTTTAGTTTACATTGGGATGCCTTGAAGGCTTCTAGACCCATCCTGGGTGGTGTTGACGAGTTCTGAACTGATTCACACATCCATTGCCTCTTGCCAGATTTGCAGAAAATTTGACTCAATGAGCGCATTTCAGGCTTACGAAGCGAAGTTAAACATTCTAGACAATTTTCTTATGGAAAAGGGAACTTCTGAGGTCCCTTGGTCCTAATGAGGGCCAAGATATGATGTCTCTATTCCCTTCTTTATAGTACTGCAGACTATGCCATGTTCAAGGTGGGACCTGAAGCTGACAAATACCGCCTGACATATGCCTACTTTATTGGTGGAGATGCTGGAGATGCCTTTGACGGCTATGATTTTGGCGATGATCCCAGTGATAAATTTTTCACATCCCACAATGGCATGCAGTTCAGTACCTGGGACAATGACAATGATAAGTATGAAGGAAATTGTGCTGAACAGGATGGATCTGGTTGGTGGATGAACAAGTGTCATGCTGGTCACCTCAATGGAGTTTATTACCAAGGTATAGATTTCTTCCTTAGATATATGAATTAGTGTATAGtctctatttttataaaaggtaagaaacagatgtaagaaaataagaaatagtaaAGATGTTGGGGGGCTTATTATATAGCTCTTTATTTTAAACCAGAATTGGATAATACTAAACTTATACCTCAAATTGGCCCCACTACAAGAAATCCACCCGGTTGATATTTCTTCTAGACTTACCATATGTATGATCTGGATGGGCTAACATTATCATATTTATGCTAGTTAACATATTAGCCTGGTGCGGCTTCCCATGAGCTGTGTGACAGATATAACCAGTGAGCAGTGAGCAGGCGTCCAAAGGAATGGAGTAAAGATCAGGGAAGTAATGGTAAAGGCACAGTTCCATGAAAGCTTGAGAGGAAAGTACAGCCTGAGAAGTGCAGGCACTTATTTTAGACCAGGGGTAGCAAGCTGTAGTTTGCTCGAAGGCTGGAATACTTCTGAACAGTGGACTTACTGATAAACTATTGTTACTACTCAACAACTATGTATTGGGGAGGCCCTACTAATTCCAAAAGCTCTATTAAGATAAGCAATCTTACCTCCTCTGGGCACTGTGCTAGCCAATAGATGATTTGTAGTCCTCTTAAAAgctattttatcttttgattttcacaacgttctccccccctccccacttttaaACGTATCTTTGCACCTACAAACCATGCAATTAGAAGACCCTCTCAGGGAAGGTGTTTGATCCACATGACTCAGAGTAGCCATGTTGATAGCTTGTGGTATACTCCAGCGTTGGACTCAGACAATCCTTTACAAAATCACATGGGATCTAGTGCCCAAGGACAAGGAGAAGGCAAATCAATGTAGTCTCCACTgtgtaatggagaaaaaaataactttccaaaactgttttctaaagtacTTTCCAGTGAAATTGTGTTTTTAGATGACTCAAGGTCATCTCATCAGGAATTGTGACTGCTGCCATTCTAACCTGCTTGTGGAAAGATGATCAGTAATAGCTGATTCCAGGATGGCTAAGCTTGGGAAGAGAGGCAGATTGGGGAAATTTG encodes:
- the FGG gene encoding fibrinogen gamma chain; translated protein: MTWSLNHQGLILCLCTLLLLPSTCLAYVATRDNCCILDERFGSYCPTTCGVADFLSTYQTGVDNDLRTLEDILSRIENKTSEAKELIKSIQVNYNPNEPPKPNRIVSATKDSKKMMEEILKYEALIGTHESNIRFLQEIYNSNNQKINNLKLKVAQLEAKCQEPCKDTVQIYDTTGKDCQDIANKGAKESGLYFIKPLKAKQQFLVYCEIDGSGNGWTVLQKRLDGSLDFKKNWIQYKEGFGHLSPTGTTEFWLGNEKIHLISTQSAIPYALRIQLEDWNGRTSTADYAMFKVGPEADKYRLTYAYFIGGDAGDAFDGYDFGDDPSDKFFTSHNGMQFSTWDNDNDKYEGNCAEQDGSGWWMNKCHAGHLNGVYYQGGSYSKTSTPNGYDNGIIWATWQSRWYSMKKTTMKIIPFNRLSIGEGQQHHLGGAKQVGDI